The following DNA comes from bacterium.
AAGTTGCAAAAAAATCATCAGGCTTTTGAGCCTAATTTTGCCATCTTTGAGCAAAATAAACAGATTGATAAGGATAAAGAGAACTTTAGATAACCTCAATAGTAGCATAAAATTTACGAAAGTCCAGACTACAGAAATATAGGCAGGTCTCTCAAGCCTTCATTCTTCTGCAATTTCTGCCCGCTTTAGTCTGATGTTTGATGTCTATAGTCTATTGTCTGAATCACAGTTTCACACAAATGACACTTGCCTTTTATGATAAACTCTGGTATAATATTCAATATGAGGATAGGGGTTGTTTATAAGATTGATAAATTACCCATAGAGTATCGATCTTGTTTTTTTAACCTGATAAAAGAGGCAATTAAACAAGAAGCTCCGGAATTATATGAACAATTTTATTTATCTAACCATCACCAGACCAAACCGTTTTGTTTTAGTGTTTTTTTTGAGTGTGTCCAAATCTCGGCTGATATTCTGACCATAAGACGCAATACCAGACTCTATCTTTCTACTCTGGATATCTCAGAAGACCCACAAGCCACTGGTATAAAGATTTATAATGGATTACTTAAAGTAAAAACTATGGATTTTCCTCTTGACGAAACTCTCCATCTAATTAATATCTTTCCTCTCAATGAAAAAAATAAGACCTATTTTACTCAAGGAGAGATTTGTTTTAAAACTATGTCACCCATCATTGTTGTTGACAGAGACAAAAAGCCTGTTTTACATCCACAAACAAAGAATGAAATTAGCCACTTTTCTGGTCCCGAAAATACTATCTCCCTTGATGAATCTCGATTTCTTAAGGAACTTATCTTTAGCCTGAAAGAACTTAATATTACCAAATTGGAATTTATCCCGGTTGACTTAAAAAAAGAGGTCATCAAATATACCATTAGCGACCATTTAAAAACTAAAGCACCAATGAAACTTATCGGATTTAAAGGTAAGTTCATTCTAAAAGGTAATCCTGATGACTTATATAAAATCTACCAACTCGGGCTTGGCTTCAGACGAAATCAAGGATTTGGGATGGTGGAGGTGGTGTGAACTATGGAGGAACTTGTGGGGTAACCGTTCAGGCTATATATCAAAAGTGTAAGAAAGGGGATAAGGAGATAAGAGTGATATGGAGATAAGATAATAGAAATAGATTGAAATTTATAGAAATAGGTAGAAATTGATTGTGGAAAACAACAAATTTCCATAAATTTCTATTACTCGATATTCAAGTTTTTTTAAGATTAAGTGGTTTATCCTTTTTTAACCGCAAAGAACGCAAAGAAATTAACCGCAAAGAACGCAAAGATTATAGTGCTCTGTTAAGATTGAATTTGCATGTTACTTAGGTAATCGGTAATCAGTAATCGGAGATAACAGACCATTGTTTTCTCTTCACCGATAACCTGATAACCGATAACTTTCTAAACATAGCAAAGCAAACTTAACAAAGCAATAATTTTCCTTCCTTTGCGTCCTTTGCGAAATCTTCCTTTGCGCTCTTTGCGGTTAAATCTTTATACCTTTAAAAAACTTGAACATCAAGTATTAGTTTCTATTAATTTCAATTTTTGTAACTATTCACCACGAAGGGTACGGAGAGCACGAAGTGAAATTTGATGAATTATCGAATAGAGTCATTGGATGCGCTATAGCGGTGCATCGAACTCTTGGGCCAGGTTTGCTTGACACCGTGAAGAGTGATAATTCACAATTCACAATTGACAATTCACCATTCACCATTATTAAGGAAATTTAGGGAAGAAATTGTGAATTGTGAATGGTGAATAGTTACCAATTTTTTTAATAATATCTCCCTATCTCTTTAATTTCCACATCTCCTTTTGTTACACCACCTGAACGCTTACCTTGTGGGACAGGATAAGTTTTTTATCCCATGATTGCTTCAATCATTGCCTTTCCTTTATGAAGGGTTTCATTATACTCTTCTTCTGGTATAGAATCTGCGACTATTCCACCACCTACATGGAAGTAAGTTTTGTTGTTTTTGATAACAAAGGTGCGAATTGCAATATTTAAATCCATACTTTGGGTGAAACTTAAATATCCAATAGACCCTGTATAAATATGCCTTTTTGTTGGTTCTAATTCATCAATTATTTCCATTGCCCTAATTTTTGGAGCGCCGGTAATTGAACCGCCGGGAAAACATGCCTTTAATAAATCAAATCTATCCTTATCTGGTTTTAATTCCCCAGAGATAATACCTACTGTATGAAATACTGTTGGATGCGTTTCTAATTTTATCAACTCATTAACCTTCACAGACCCAAATTTACATACTCGACCTAAATCATTTCGCAAAAGATCAACTATCATTATTAGTTCTGCTCTATCCTTCTGGCTTATTTTCAATTCATTTTTTAACTTCAAATTCTCTTTTTTGGTCTTTCCTCTGGGTCTTGTTCCTTTAATTGGTCTGGTGACGACATTTTTACCCTCTACCTGTAAAAATCGCTCTGGCGAGGCACTGGCAATAATGACATCCTTTAAGTCTAAAAAGCAAGCAAATGGTGCTGGATTTGACCTCCTTAGCCGTTTATAGAGTTCAAACGCCGACATACAAAGATTAGCCGAGAGTCTTTGTGATAAATTAACCTGATAAATATCACCGGCACTAATATATTCCTTAGCCTTTCTCACTGCCTCTAAATATTCTTGACGAGTAAAATTAGAAACTATTTCCACATTTTGGGTTTTGGGTTTTGGGTTCTGGGGGCTGGATTTTGATAATTTATTCAGCGTTTTGTTTAGTCTATTTTCAGCCTTTTTCTCTCTTAATCTTCCATTTTCAGGAAACCCGCTTGATGAAATATAAGCCTTTTGTTTTAAGTGGTCAAAGATGAAAATTAAATCATAAAAGCAGAAAATACAATCCGGTATCATCAGGTCATCAATTCCTTTTCCAGGAACATCTTCGATTAAATGTCGCATTTCATAACTGAAGTAACCAACTGCTCCCCCTATAAAAGAAGGAAAATTTGAGATTTGTTGTAGTTGATATTGATTAACAAGTTTTCTTAATACTTCAAATGGGTCATTTATAAAATTTTGGATATTGGATATTGGATTTTGGATTTGTTGAATATCTATATTATTCCGAATTTCGTATTGAATCTGTTTATTTTTACTTTTAAAAACAAGGAATGGCTCAAAACCGATGAAGGAATATCTACCTAAATCATATTTATTCATTCCACTATCAAGGAAGAATGGGTAATTATGTTCTTTGAAGATACTGAAGAGTTTTATCGGCTCAATTATTGGGATTTCTTTAATTATTGGATAAGTCATTAAATTATTCCAGGATATAAACTTTTACATTCTTTTTTCCATATCTTATTGCTTCCTGATGGGTATTAAAACATAAATCTATTCGATTCCCTTTAATGGCACTGCCAGTATCTCCCGCAATACCATAGCCATATCCTTCAACATATAATTTAGTTCTCAAAGGAATAACCCCTGGGTCAACCGCAATGATACCATATCTTGCTTTTAATCCAATAGAGGTTACACATCCTGCCCATTTACCGCAGGATATTTTAGAATCAGAATATGCTGTGGCAACCATATTTAATACTTTTTTTATACTTGCTTTTGCATTTAGAAGAGGAGGTGGCACATATCTTCTTGTTCCTTTAACTATAATGCAAGTTACAGGTTTGTTCAAAATCTTTTCCTCGATAATCTTTTCTTTTATATTAACGCCATCAAGAGAGGTCTTTTGAGCAACGATTTCTTTTAATCCTTGTTTTCCATATTGTTTCACAAGTGTTTTACCCAATAGAAGTTGAGGGTTGTATTGATATTGGGTAGGGTAGGGGATAGTTTTTTTCTCCTTTATTTCTTCTTTTGTCAGGCGATAAACACGAATAAACATCTTATTTCGTAATTTAGTCTCAATCCCCGGTCGAACAATATCATTCTTATCCAGACCAATGTTAGTAGAGTTTAATACATCCAGAACTGTATTTTTATTAGTTTTTAGTTGTAGAAAATTATTATCAACATAAATAGTTACATTGACAAAACTTTTTGCATAGCCAACAATAGCAAATGTGAAAATAATTAATATTACCATCCATTTTCTTTTTAGATAATTCGTCATCATCTTCTCCTTGTTTTAATTCAAAGGTTGAGTAAGTCTACCATAAAGTTTTTAAAATGTCAAGTAATTTTAAAGTGAAATTTACCCATATTTCTGGAATGCTATGAAATATAAAGGGATTGAATACCGCACAGACGTAGAGTCGCGGAGAAAAAATGTAGATTTTCATTCAGGGCTATACATTAGAAGTGTAAACAAGGAGAAATGGGGAAAAGGGAGAATTGGAGAAATGGCTCAAACTTT
Coding sequences within:
- the cas6 gene encoding CRISPR-associated endoribonuclease Cas6, giving the protein MRIGVVYKIDKLPIEYRSCFFNLIKEAIKQEAPELYEQFYLSNHHQTKPFCFSVFFECVQISADILTIRRNTRLYLSTLDISEDPQATGIKIYNGLLKVKTMDFPLDETLHLINIFPLNEKNKTYFTQGEICFKTMSPIIVVDRDKKPVLHPQTKNEISHFSGPENTISLDESRFLKELIFSLKELNITKLEFIPVDLKKEVIKYTISDHLKTKAPMKLIGFKGKFILKGNPDDLYKIYQLGLGFRRNQGFGMVEVV
- the pabB gene encoding aminodeoxychorismate synthase component I is translated as MTYPIIKEIPIIEPIKLFSIFKEHNYPFFLDSGMNKYDLGRYSFIGFEPFLVFKSKNKQIQYEIRNNIDIQQIQNPISNIQNFINDPFEVLRKLVNQYQLQQISNFPSFIGGAVGYFSYEMRHLIEDVPGKGIDDLMIPDCIFCFYDLIFIFDHLKQKAYISSSGFPENGRLREKKAENRLNKTLNKLSKSSPQNPKPKTQNVEIVSNFTRQEYLEAVRKAKEYISAGDIYQVNLSQRLSANLCMSAFELYKRLRRSNPAPFACFLDLKDVIIASASPERFLQVEGKNVVTRPIKGTRPRGKTKKENLKLKNELKISQKDRAELIMIVDLLRNDLGRVCKFGSVKVNELIKLETHPTVFHTVGIISGELKPDKDRFDLLKACFPGGSITGAPKIRAMEIIDELEPTKRHIYTGSIGYLSFTQSMDLNIAIRTFVIKNNKTYFHVGGGIVADSIPEEEYNETLHKGKAMIEAIMG
- a CDS encoding 3D domain-containing protein, with the translated sequence MMTNYLKRKWMVILIIFTFAIVGYAKSFVNVTIYVDNNFLQLKTNKNTVLDVLNSTNIGLDKNDIVRPGIETKLRNKMFIRVYRLTKEEIKEKKTIPYPTQYQYNPQLLLGKTLVKQYGKQGLKEIVAQKTSLDGVNIKEKIIEEKILNKPVTCIIVKGTRRYVPPPLLNAKASIKKVLNMVATAYSDSKISCGKWAGCVTSIGLKARYGIIAVDPGVIPLRTKLYVEGYGYGIAGDTGSAIKGNRIDLCFNTHQEAIRYGKKNVKVYILE